Within the Pseudomonadota bacterium genome, the region GTCCAGGTGGCGCTTGCCGCCCGCGAGCTCCTCGAGGCGAAGGGTGTCGCGACCGCGGTTGTGTCCATGCCGTGCTGGTCATTGTTCGACCAGCAGTCCGATCCCTATCGTCGAGAGGTGCTGGGCGAGGGCGTCCGGGTCGCCGTCGAGGCTGCCATCGCCTTCGGCTGGGAACGCTATCTCGGCCCCAAGGGCGGCTTCGTAGGCATGACCGGCTTCGGCGCCTCGGCGCCCGCGGAGGACCTCTACAAGCATTACGGCATCACCGCCGATGCCGTCGCCGCCGCCGTCCTGGCGCGGCTCTAAATCTCTCGCGGAGGAATTCGGATGACGCTACGAGTTTCGATCAACGGGTTCGGCCGCATCGGACGCCTGGTCTTGCGCGCGCTGGCCGAGAGCGGCCGGCGCGACCTGACGGTGGTCGGCGTCAACGATCTCGGGCCCGTCGAAAGCAATGCGCACCTCTTTCGCTACGATTCCGTGCATGGCCGCTTTCCCGGCACGGTTACGACCGGTCTCGGGACCATGGATGTGGGCCAAGGCCCGATCAAGGTCACTGCCGAGCGCGATCCGGCGAAGCTGCCCTGGAAGGAGCTCGGCGTCGACGTCGCGCTCGAATGCACCGGCATCTTCACCAAGCGCGAGGCGGCGGCGAAGCACCTCGAGGCCGGCGCCAAGCGCGTGCTGGTTTCCGCCCCGGCCGACGGCGTCGATCTGACGGTCGTCTACGGCGTCAACCACGACGCGCTCAACGCCAAGCACACCGTGGTCTCGAACGCTTCCTGCACCACCAACTGCCTGGCGCCGGTCGCCTATGTGCTGAACCGCGCGGTCGGCATCGAGCAGGGCTTCATGACCACCATCCACGCCTATACCGGCGATCAGAGCACGGTCGATACGCTGCACAAAGACCTCAGGCGGGCGCGGGCGGCGGCGCTCTCGATGATCCCGACCTCGACCGGTGCGGCGAAGGCGGTGGGCTTGGTCCTGCCCGAGCTCAACGGCAAGCTCGACGGCACCTCCATCCGCGTGCCGACCGCCAATGTGAGCTTGATCGACTTCAAGTTCATGGCCGGGCGCAAGACCACCGTCGAGGAAGTGAACGGCGCGATGGAGCGGGCTGCCAACGACAACCGCCTGAAGGGCATCCTCGGCATCAACAAGGAAGAGCTGGTCTCCACCGACTTCAACCACAGCAGCTACAGCTCGACCTTCGATGTGACGCAGACCAAGGTGATCGACGGACGGTTCGTGCGCGTGCTGTCCTGGTACGACAACGAGTGGGGATTCTCCAACCGCATGCTCGACACCGCAGCCGCGATGGGGCGGCTCGGCTGAACCCTCGAGCCGGAGAGCGCGCAGTCGTCATTCACGGTCTTGACCATGCGCTGGCCGCGCTCGCGGCGGCGGACGCGCTCTTAGTGCCGGTGTCGCTGTGGAGTGCGGTGGGAGCCGCGGCCTATCTCGGGCCGCTCTATTGGCAGGCGCTCATCCAGCGAGCCCGCGAGGCGCACCCCCGTGCGACCTTCATCGCCGTGCTCGATTGCGCCGAGCGGCCGGGCGACGTGCTGGCGGCACTCCGCCAGGGCTTGACCGAGCTCAGCTTCTCCGGAAATGCGGCGACGGCCTCGAAGCTCATGGAGATTGCCCGGCAGAAGGGCGCACGGCTCTACCTGGAACGCCCCCATGCCCTCGACCTCCGGGAGGTCGCCAATCCCATCGAGGCCTGTCGCCTATGGTTTTGTCCCAGCGTTGAAAATTCCCCGCCGCTCGGCTAAGGAGCAAACCAAGGCGCCCATCCGCCCTCGGAGGAACTCCCATGAAATTGTCACAGCGCGTCAAGAAGATCCTCGCCAACTACGAAAGCGACACGCCGGGCACCAAGGCCAATCTGGCGCGCATCTTGATGAACGGCCGCCTCGGCGGATCGGGCAAGCTGGTGATCCTGCCGGTCGACCAGGGCTTCGAGCACGGGCCCGCCCGCAGCTTCGCGCCCAATCCCGCCGCCTATGATCCCCATTACCACTTCCGCCTGGCGATCGCCGCCGGGCTCTCGGCCTATGCCGCCCCGCTCGGCATGCTGGAAGCCGGCGCCGACAGCTTCGCCGGCGCCATTCCGACCATCCTCAAGGTCAACAGCGCGAACGCGCTCTCCCGCGAGAAGGAGGCGGCGAACCAGGCGGTGACCGGCTCGGTCAAGGATGCCTTGCGGCTCGGCTGCGCCGCCGTCGGCTTCACCATCTATCCCGGGTCCGACAAGGCCTACGACATGATGGAGGAGGTGGCCGAGATGTCGCGCGAGGCGAAGTCGGTCGGGCTTGCCACCGTCGTCTGGTCCTATCCCCGCGGCGGCAGCTTGTCCAAGCAAGGCGAAACGGCGATCGACGTCTCCGCCTATGCCGCCCATATGGCAGCCCTGCTCGGCGCCCATATCATCAAGGTGAAGCCGCCCACGCAGCACATCGAGCAAGATGCGGCGAAGAAGGTCTACGAGGCGCAGAAGGTGCCGATCGCAAGCCTGGCCGAGCGCGTGCGCCATGTCGTGCAGTCGACCTTCGACGGCCGCCGGCTGGTGGTCTTCTCCGGCGGCGAGGCGAAGGATCTCGACGGTCTCTATCAGGAGGTCCGTGCCATCCGCGACGGCGGCGCCACCGGCTCCATCATCGGCCGCAACACCTTTCAGCGCCCGCCCAAGGACGCCATGGCGATGCTGGACATCATCGTCAAGATCTTCCAAGGCAAGGCGTAGCCGGAATTTCCCGCTCACCGCTGCCCTGTCGTCTCTACCTGGTGACGCCGCCCGCGTTGGCTGCGGCGGCATTCAGGGATCCGCTCGCCCGCGCGCTCGATGCCGGTGCGGTGGCCGCGGTGCAGCTCCGGCTCAAGCAAGCGAGCGACGACGAGATCCGCCGTGCCTCAGAGCTGTTGATGCCGGTGGCACGGGCGCGCGATGCCGCCTTCATCCTCAACGACCGGCCGGATCTCGCCCACGAGCTCGATTGCGACGGCGTCCATGTCGGCCAGGAGGACGCGCCCTACGCCGAAGCGCGGCGGCTCCTGGGAGCCGAGCGCACCGTGGGCGTCACCTGCCACGACTCGCGCCACCTGGCGATGGAGGCGGCCGAGGCCGGCGCCGATTACGTCGCCTTCGGCGCCTTCTTCGCCACCTCGACCAAGGCGCCGAAGACGCAAGCCGGCCTCGAGCTCCTGGAATGGTGGAGCGAGATCATGGAAGTGCCGTCGGTCGCCATCGGCGGCATCACGGTGGAGAATTGCCGGCCGGTGGTCGAGGCCGGCGCCGATTTCCTGGCGGTCGTCTCCGGCGTGTGGAGCCATCCCGCCGGCCCCGACGCCGCGGTCAAAGGCTTCGAGCGCATCTTCGCCGAGGTGGCGGGACGATAGGTCCGTCGTCGCGGCGGGGGTTCTCCTGGCGCCCCATGAGAGACTCACCGCAGGGCCCGCAGAGAAGCGCCGAGAGCGCCGAGGAGAACGGCACGCGCTCCGCGCCATGAGTCTTCTCCTCTGCGCCCTCTGCGCCTTTCGCCCTCCGCGTCCTCTGCGGTGAAATCTCCCGATCCGCCGCACCAGACGTCCAACGTCACGTGCAGTGTGTTGCGTCGCCTGGGTCCTGCTGATAGGGTCCGCGGCCTTCCGAATAAGCTGGATTTTCCGGTGGCCGTCCGTTCGCCGCTCATCAACGTCATGGTCAACGCCGTCTACAAGGCGGCGAAGCGGCTGGTGCGCGACTTCGGCGAGGTCGAGCAGCTGCAGGTGAGCAAGAAGGGTCCGGCGGATTTCGTCTCGGCCGCCGATCTGCAGGCGGAGAAGACGCTCCGCCAGGAGCTGGCGAAGGCGCGGCCGGACTTCGGCATGCTGATGGAGGAGAGCGGGGCCGCGGAAGGACGCGACACGTCCCACCGTTGGGTCGTCGATCCCCTCGACGGCACCACCAACTTCCTCCACGGCATTCCGCATTTCTGCATCTCGGTCGGGCTCGAGCGCGACGGCGAGCCGGTCGCCGGCGTCATCTACGAGCCGGTCCGCGATCAGCTCTATTGGGGCGAAAAGGGTGGGGGCGCCTACCTCAACGACCAGCGGCTCCGGGTCTCGGCCCGGCGCCGGATGGACGAAGCCGTGTTCGCCACCGGCATTCCCTTCGCCGGCCATGGCGAGCATGAGCAGTTTCTGGCGGAGCTGGCGGCGGTCATGGCGGTCTCCGCCGGCATCCGGCGCCAGGGTGCGGCCGCCCTCGACCTCGCCTATGTCGCCGCCGGCCGCTACGACGGCTACTGGGAGGCCCCGATCATGCCCTGGGATATGTGCGCCGGCATCGTGCTGGTGCGCGAGGCCGGCGGCTATGTCAGCGAGATCATGGGCGGGCACGACATGATGCGCTCGGGCAGCGTGCTTGCGGCCAATGACCATTTGCATCTGCCGCTCGGCAAGGTGCTGCGCGATTCGCACGCCAAGCGCCGCTGATTCGCCACATTTCTCGGCCAAATGGCTCCCTGAGGGGCCCAGAGCAAGGCGCGGGCGCAAGGCGATTGTGGGTCCCTGCGGGCTTGGGGTATGGTGCCCCGGCCGTTGGCAATGGTGGATTCGGGGCCGTAACGTGCGTAGGGCCAGCGACTATATGACCCGATGTGACGCGACCGCGGCCTGCGCCGGCATCGGTGCATTGCTGTTCGTTTCTCTGGGCTTCGCCGGCGGCCTCGGCGCCCAGACGCCGACCGTGGTGGTCGGCACCGAGCGGCCCAATGTCTTCGTCGACCAGAGCGTGCTCGACGCGCTCGGGCCGAGCCCGACCTTGCCGCAGCTCTTACGCGGGTCCAGCCCCAGCCAAAGGGTGACTTTGCACCCGCCGAGCCGGCCGACGGTGTCGGCCCCGGCCCAGCCGAGGGCGCCAAGCGTGGCGCAGCCGATCCAGCCAACTCCGCCGTCGCAAGCGGCGCCGACGCGCTCGGCGTCGAGCGCCAGTCCCGCGGCGACACCGGCGCCGCAAGCCGCCGCATCACCCCCCGCGCCGCCGCCGGCACCTCCCCCACAGGCCGCAACCCAACCCGGCCCCGCCCCGCGCCCGGCGCCGGCGCCCTCTGCCAGTGCCGCCGCGCCGCCGCCGGCCGCCACGTCGATCCCTGCCCCGCAGCCGCCGCCACCGCCGCCCGTGGTGGCCTCGGCACAACCCGCGGCACCCACCCCGAGCGCGCCGCGCAGCGCATCCGCGGGTGCTGGCAGCTCTCAGCAAGCCTCTGCGCCTCCGGCGCCTGCCGCCAACCAGCCGCCGGCCATTGCGTTTGCCGGCGGCAGCTTCGACTTGCCTGCCGGCGCCGACCGCACGCTGAAGCAATTGGCCGAGCGGCTGAAATCCAATGAGTCGCTCCGCCTGCAGCTCCTCGCCTTTGCCAGCGGCACGCCGGAGACGGCGAGCCAGGCGCGGCGGCTGTCGCTCAGCCGCGCGCTTGCGGTTCGCTCCTATCTCATCGAGCAGGGCGTGCGCTCGACCCGGATCGACGTGCGCGCGCTCGGCTCCAGGACCGCCGAGGGCAGCTCACCCGATCGCGTCGACCTCGTGGTGAGTGGCTCGTGAGAGCTCCTCGCGGGCTGCGGTCATGACGCGTCCGCAACGGTATCTCTGGCGGATGCTCCTGTTCGTGGCCGCGGTGGTGGTGCTGGCGGCCGCGCTCTTCCCGGCACTCAGCAACGCCTTCATGGCGAATGTCGCCTTGAACGGCCTCATCCTCGGCGTGCTGGCGCTCGGGATCATCTACATCATCCGCCAGGTGGTTCAGCTCGGGCCCGAGGTCCGCTGGCTCGAGACCTTTCGCCGGCGCGATCCCGGACTCTCGGTGCAGCCTTCGCCGCGCCTCTTGGCCCCGATCTCGACCCTGCTCGGTGAGCGCCAGGGCCGGGTCAGCCTGTCGGCGACGACCACCCGGGCGCTCCTGGACAGCATCCGCACCCGGCTCGAAGAAGGCCGCGACATCTCGCGCTACATGATCGGACTCCTGGTGTTCCTCGGGCTCTTGGGCACCTTCTGGGGCCTCTTGGAGACGGTGTCATCGATCGCCAGCGTCATCGGCGGGCTGACCGCAACCACCAGCGACATCACCGCCTTCTTCAACGACCTCAAGAACGGGCTGAAGGCGCCTTTGGGCGGCATGGGCACCGCCTTCAGCTCCTCGCTCTTGGGATTGTCCGGCTCGCTCATCCTGGGCTTCCTCGACCTGCAGGCGAGCCAAGCGCAGAACCGGTTCTACAACGATCTCGAGGAATGGCTATCGAGCCTGACCAAGATCAGCATCGCGTCGCCCGCGGCGGCGGCCCTCTCCGAGGGCGAGCAGGCGGTTCCCATCTATCTGGAAGCGGTGGTGGAGAAGATCGCCGACAGCCTGGAGACCCTGCAGCGCACCATCGCCCAGGGCGAGGACGGGCGGCGCGGCTCGGTCGTGCAGCTGACGGCGCTCAACGAGCGGCTGTCCAGCCTGGTCGACCAGATGCGCACCGAGCAGAACCTGATGCTGCGCTTGGCCGAAAATCAGGTCGAGATGAAGCCGATCCTGGCACGGCTCGCCGACGCCATGACCGGCGCCAGCTCGGGCGACGAGGTCACCCGCGCCCATATCCGCTCCATCGAGGTGTATCTGATGCGGCTCTTGGACGAGGTCGCCGCTGGCCGCGCGCAAACCTTGGAAGAGATCCGCGGCGAGATCCGGCTCTTGGCGCGCACCATCGCCGCCTTGGCCGATGACAGCCCGCCCAAGCGCCCGGGCGTGGCGAGCCGCCCGTGAGCACGCCCTTCGTCGGCGGCCGCCGCCGCCAGGGGATGGATATCTGGCCGGGCTTCGTCGACGCGCTGGCGACGTTGCTCATGGTCATCATCTTCGTGCTGATGGTGTTCGTGCTAGCGCAGTTCTACCTGGGTGCCGCCTTGACCGGACGCGACGAGGCCTTGGTACGCCTCAACCGGCAGATCTCCGAGCTCACGCAGATGCTGTCGGTCGAGCGGGCGACCAGCGCCGACCTCAAGCTCAACCTGGCGCAGCTCGCCGCCGACCTGCAAAGCTCCGGCGCCCAGCGCGACGCGCTCGCGGTCCGGGTCGGCGACCTCGCCAACGAGCGCGATGCGCTGGTGGCAAGGCTGAGCCAGGCCGAGCGCGATCTCGCGGGCGAGCGGGACCGTGCCGACAAGGCGAGCCTGGCCTTGCGCGAAGCCAACCGCACGGTGGAGGCCGATCGCGCCAAGATCACCCTGCAGCTCGCCGACCTCGAGCGCTTGAGCCGCGACATCGAGGCCTTGAAGCAGGTCCGCGCCGAACTCGAATCGAGGGTGGGGCGGCTCGCCTCGCAGCTCACGGAGAAAAGCCAGGAGGCAACGCAGCTCCGCGACCGCTCGAAGGAGCTGGAGGCGAAGCTCGTCCAGTCCGAGGAGACCACCCATCTGGCTCAGCGCGAGATCCAAGAGCGCGAGATTCGGCTGCGCGACCTCTTGTCGCGCGCCCAGTCGGCCGAGTCGGGGCTCTCCCAGCAGACCAGGCTCACTAGCGAAGCCCAGGCGCAGGTCGAGCTCCTCAACAACAACATCATCGCACTCCGCCAGCAGCTGGCGCGCATCGCCGCGGCTTTGGAGGCTTCGGAATCCAAGTCGAAGCAGCAGGAGCTGCAGATCTCCGATTTGGGCCAGCGCCTCAACATGGCGCTCGCCAGCAAGGTCGAGGAGCTGGCCCGCTATCGCTCCGAGTTTTTCGGCAGGCTGCGCGAGGCCTTGGGCGACCGGCCCGACATCCGGATCGTCGGCGACCGCTTCGTCTTCCAGTCCGAAGTGCTGTTCGATTCCGGATCGGCGGTGCTCGGCCTCGTCGGCCAGGACCAGCTCTCGCGGCTCGCCGGCACGCTCATCGAGATCTCCCGCAAAATTCCGAAGGAGATCAACTGGGTCCTCCAGATCGACGGCCACACCGACAGCGTCCCGATCGCAACCCTGCAATTTCCCTCGAACTGGGAGCTGTCGGCGGCGCGGGCGATCTCGGTCGTGAAGTTCCTGACCCTGCAGGGCATTCCCGCCACCAGGCTGGCGGCGACCGGCTATGGCGAGTACCAGCCGCTGGACGAGCGCAACGACGAGATCGGCAAGCGGCGCAACCGGCGCATCGAGCTCAAGCTCACATCGCGCTGAGGGCTCGCACCCGGGAGGACGATTTCCGTGCGCTGGTCTCGCAACCGCTTCGGGCGCCGCCGCTTCCTCAGGTTGGGCGCCGGTCTCTTAGCGATGGGCGCTCTCGCAGGCAGGAGCCGGCGAGCGCCGGCGGCGGCGACGTCGATCGAGCATCTCGTGGTGATCCTGCGCGAGAACCACAGCTTCGATAATTATTTCGGCAGCTTCCCCGGGGAGGGTCGGGGAGGGGGTGATCCTCACCCCCTCCCAAATTCCACCCCCGGGAGCCGCGGCGAAACCGGCGAGCGGCGCTGCGCCGACGAACAGCCCGATCCGCCGCACAGCTACCGCGCCGCACTTGCCGGCCCCACCCGCGGGCCGAACGGCCTCTGCCACTACCGCGAGGAGGACATTCCCAACTACTTCGCCTATGCCCGCCAGTTCGTGCTCTGCGACAATTATTTCGCCGAGCTCAAGGCCGGCTCCGAGCCGAACTATTTCATGCTGATGGCCGGCCGCTCGCCGGTGATCGACAATTTCCGCGGCGAGCCGGAAGTGGGCGGCTTCGACATCCCCAGCATCGTCGACCGGCTCGGCGAGCGCGGCATCTCCTGGCGGAACTACAGCGCCGACACCTCGATCCGCCTCGTGAGCCATTTCAAGAGTGCCGTCGCCAGCGGCAACATCGTGCCAATCGATGGCTTCGACCGGGACGCGCTGGCCGGCCGATTGCCGGCGGTCTCTTGGGTCACCTCCTCCATCTATCAGAGCGAGCACCCGCCCTACAGCGTCAAGCTGGGGGAGAATTGGACGGTCGAGCGGGTCAATGCGGTCATGCAGGGACCGCTCTGGAAGAAGAGCGCCATTCTCCTGGTGTGGGACGAATGGGGCGGCTTCGCCGATCACGTGACTCCGCCCGTCGTCGAGCGTGACGGGCTCTACGAGCGCTACGGCTACCGCGTGCCCTGCCTCGTCATCGGCGCCCATGCCAGGCGCGGCCGGGTCTCCTCGACGCTCTATTCCCATGTGAGCGTGCTCAAGACCATCGAGCGCCTCTTCGACCTGGCGCCCTTGACCGAGCGCGACGCCGCTGCCAACGATCTCTTGGATTGCTTCGACTTCGAGCAACCGGCGCGCGACCCGGTGATCCTTACGCCGCGGGTTTAACCAGGCTCACGCTGCCCGCTCATGCCGCCGGGCGCGCTCAGGCGTGGCCGGCCTCGCCGGAGAGCACCGAGAGGTCGACGCCGATCTTCGCCATCGCCCGCTCCCATTTCGATTCGAGATTGGGATCGAACACCAGCGTGTGGTCGGCGGGCGCGTGCAGCCAGCCATTGGCCTGGATCTCATCATCGAGCTGGCCCGGGCCCCAGCCGGCATATCCCAGAGCGAGCAGGCTCTCGATCGGTCCCTCGCCCTTGGCGATGGCATGCAGAATGTCGACGGTCGCCGTCACCGAGTAGCCGGGCTTCACCAGGACCGTGCCGTCCTGGTTGTAGTCATCGGAATGCAAGACGAAGCCGCGGCCCATGTCGACCGGCCCGCCGAAGTGAATGGGGCGCTGCGAGGTCTTCTCCGGTTCGATGCCGAGCTGCTTCAAGAGCTCCGGGAAGGTCAGTGCCTCGATCAGCCGGTTCAGCACCAGCCCCATGGCGCCGCGCTCGTCATGGGCGCACATGAAGATGACCGTGCGCTGGAAGCGCGGGTCCATCATCGTCGGCATGGCAATCAGCAACTGCCCGACCAGATAGCCCTTGGATTTGTCGTCGCCCAGCGGGGCCCGCGCTCCGGAACCGAAGCCGACCTGCGCGGCGAAGCTGCTGCTCGCACGCGGTGCGTCCTTTGACAGGCTCTTGGCAGTGCGCGTTCTCGGCGCGTTGCCCGCCTCAGGCGGCGAATCGCCTGGCTCGCCCTTACCGGGCCCCTTCGATCGGCCGCGTTTGGGAGCCGGATCCTTCGTGCTTCTAGCCATGATCGATTATCCCGCTGCTGTCACGCTTTTGGCACACCTCTCCAGCCCCGCCTTCGTCCAGACCACGCGGATTTGACGCGCGGCCAAGTCAGGCAGGAACTATATATGGGAGCCGAAGCTTGGCCAAACAGCCGTAACACCGAATGATTACCCGTCCCAGCCGGCTCTGCTCCGGCAACGAAAAGTCTTGCCTTGTCCGCCTATTGGCGCTGGC harbors:
- the gap gene encoding type I glyceraldehyde-3-phosphate dehydrogenase; amino-acid sequence: MTLRVSINGFGRIGRLVLRALAESGRRDLTVVGVNDLGPVESNAHLFRYDSVHGRFPGTVTTGLGTMDVGQGPIKVTAERDPAKLPWKELGVDVALECTGIFTKREAAAKHLEAGAKRVLVSAPADGVDLTVVYGVNHDALNAKHTVVSNASCTTNCLAPVAYVLNRAVGIEQGFMTTIHAYTGDQSTVDTLHKDLRRARAAALSMIPTSTGAAKAVGLVLPELNGKLDGTSIRVPTANVSLIDFKFMAGRKTTVEEVNGAMERAANDNRLKGILGINKEELVSTDFNHSSYSSTFDVTQTKVIDGRFVRVLSWYDNEWGFSNRMLDTAAAMGRLG
- a CDS encoding class I fructose-bisphosphate aldolase, whose protein sequence is MKLSQRVKKILANYESDTPGTKANLARILMNGRLGGSGKLVILPVDQGFEHGPARSFAPNPAAYDPHYHFRLAIAAGLSAYAAPLGMLEAGADSFAGAIPTILKVNSANALSREKEAANQAVTGSVKDALRLGCAAVGFTIYPGSDKAYDMMEEVAEMSREAKSVGLATVVWSYPRGGSLSKQGETAIDVSAYAAHMAALLGAHIIKVKPPTQHIEQDAAKKVYEAQKVPIASLAERVRHVVQSTFDGRRLVVFSGGEAKDLDGLYQEVRAIRDGGATGSIIGRNTFQRPPKDAMAMLDIIVKIFQGKA
- the thiE gene encoding thiamine phosphate synthase, coding for MSRSPLPCRLYLVTPPALAAAAFRDPLARALDAGAVAAVQLRLKQASDDEIRRASELLMPVARARDAAFILNDRPDLAHELDCDGVHVGQEDAPYAEARRLLGAERTVGVTCHDSRHLAMEAAEAGADYVAFGAFFATSTKAPKTQAGLELLEWWSEIMEVPSVAIGGITVENCRPVVEAGADFLAVVSGVWSHPAGPDAAVKGFERIFAEVAGR
- a CDS encoding inositol monophosphatase gives rise to the protein MAVRSPLINVMVNAVYKAAKRLVRDFGEVEQLQVSKKGPADFVSAADLQAEKTLRQELAKARPDFGMLMEESGAAEGRDTSHRWVVDPLDGTTNFLHGIPHFCISVGLERDGEPVAGVIYEPVRDQLYWGEKGGGAYLNDQRLRVSARRRMDEAVFATGIPFAGHGEHEQFLAELAAVMAVSAGIRRQGAAALDLAYVAAGRYDGYWEAPIMPWDMCAGIVLVREAGGYVSEIMGGHDMMRSGSVLAANDHLHLPLGKVLRDSHAKRR
- a CDS encoding OmpA family protein, with protein sequence MPAGADRTLKQLAERLKSNESLRLQLLAFASGTPETASQARRLSLSRALAVRSYLIEQGVRSTRIDVRALGSRTAEGSSPDRVDLVVSGS
- a CDS encoding flagellar motor protein MotA, producing MTRPQRYLWRMLLFVAAVVVLAAALFPALSNAFMANVALNGLILGVLALGIIYIIRQVVQLGPEVRWLETFRRRDPGLSVQPSPRLLAPISTLLGERQGRVSLSATTTRALLDSIRTRLEEGRDISRYMIGLLVFLGLLGTFWGLLETVSSIASVIGGLTATTSDITAFFNDLKNGLKAPLGGMGTAFSSSLLGLSGSLILGFLDLQASQAQNRFYNDLEEWLSSLTKISIASPAAAALSEGEQAVPIYLEAVVEKIADSLETLQRTIAQGEDGRRGSVVQLTALNERLSSLVDQMRTEQNLMLRLAENQVEMKPILARLADAMTGASSGDEVTRAHIRSIEVYLMRLLDEVAAGRAQTLEEIRGEIRLLARTIAALADDSPPKRPGVASRP
- a CDS encoding peptidoglycan -binding protein, whose translation is MDIWPGFVDALATLLMVIIFVLMVFVLAQFYLGAALTGRDEALVRLNRQISELTQMLSVERATSADLKLNLAQLAADLQSSGAQRDALAVRVGDLANERDALVARLSQAERDLAGERDRADKASLALREANRTVEADRAKITLQLADLERLSRDIEALKQVRAELESRVGRLASQLTEKSQEATQLRDRSKELEAKLVQSEETTHLAQREIQEREIRLRDLLSRAQSAESGLSQQTRLTSEAQAQVELLNNNIIALRQQLARIAAALEASESKSKQQELQISDLGQRLNMALASKVEELARYRSEFFGRLREALGDRPDIRIVGDRFVFQSEVLFDSGSAVLGLVGQDQLSRLAGTLIEISRKIPKEINWVLQIDGHTDSVPIATLQFPSNWELSAARAISVVKFLTLQGIPATRLAATGYGEYQPLDERNDEIGKRRNRRIELKLTSR
- a CDS encoding YqgE/AlgH family protein, which codes for MARSTKDPAPKRGRSKGPGKGEPGDSPPEAGNAPRTRTAKSLSKDAPRASSSFAAQVGFGSGARAPLGDDKSKGYLVGQLLIAMPTMMDPRFQRTVIFMCAHDERGAMGLVLNRLIEALTFPELLKQLGIEPEKTSQRPIHFGGPVDMGRGFVLHSDDYNQDGTVLVKPGYSVTATVDILHAIAKGEGPIESLLALGYAGWGPGQLDDEIQANGWLHAPADHTLVFDPNLESKWERAMAKIGVDLSVLSGEAGHA